The following are encoded in a window of Hippoglossus stenolepis isolate QCI-W04-F060 chromosome 10, HSTE1.2, whole genome shotgun sequence genomic DNA:
- the nkx2.2a gene encoding homeobox protein Nkx-2.2a isoform X2, with product MDRSDKPDCPKRKEKEKKKKEKKEKKEEKKAGAATFFPCIFPPLHQNMSLTNTKTGFSVKDILDLPDTNDEDGSITGAEEDTEGSETTSTTKTAGVLVQSPLENAQNLPLKNPFYDSSDNPYTRWLATTDSIQYSLHGLSASSQDSAKSPEPSADDESPDNDKETSSSGGSDSGKKRKRRVLFSKAQTYELERRFRQQRYLSAPEREHLASLIRLTPTQVKIWFQNHRYKMKRARAEKGMEVTHLPSPRRVAVPVLVRDGKPCHTLKAQDLAATFQAGIPFSAYSAQSLQHMQYNAQYSAAATPQFPTAHHLVQTQQWTW from the exons ATGGACCGATCGGACAAG ccgGATTGTCcgaagaggaaggaaaaggagaagaagaagaaggagaagaaggagaagaaggaggaaaaaaaagctggTGCAGCAACTTTTTTCCCCTGCATATTTCCCCCCCTCCACCAGAATATGTCGTTGACCAACACAAAGACGGGCTTTTCTGTAAAGGACATTTTGGACCTTCCTGACACGAACGACGAAGATGGATCTATCACCGGCGCGGAGGAAGACACGGAGGGATCGGAGACCACGTCCACGACAAAAACCGCTGGAGTTTTGGTGCAAAGTCCTCTAGAAAACGCTCAGAACCTGCCTTTAAAGAACCCCTTTTATGACAGTAGTGACAATCCTTACACACGATGGCTTGCTACTACGGACAGCATCCAATATTCAT TGCACGGTCTCTCCGCCAGCTCGCAGGACTCAGCCAAGTCCCCGGAGCCGTCCGCGGACGACGAATCGCCGGACAACGACAAGGAGACCtccagcagcggcggcagcgaCTCCGGCAAGAAGCGGAAAAGGCGGGTGTTGTTCTCCAAGGCGCAGACCTACGAGCTGGAGCGCCGCTTCAGGCAGCAGCGGTACCTGTCCGCCCCGGAGAGGGAGCACCTGGCCAGCCTGATCCGCCTCACCCCGACCCAAGTGAAGATCTGGTTCCAGAACCACCGGTATAAGATGAAGAGAGCCCGGGCCGAGAAAGGTATGGAAGTGACCCATCTCCCTTCTCCCAGGCGGGTGGCCGTGCCCGTCTTAGTCAGGGATGGAAAGCCTTGTCACACTCTTAAAGCTCAGGACTTGGCGGCCACTTTTCAGGCCGGGATCCCCTTCTCGGCTTACAGTGCCCAGTCACTCCAACACATGCAGTATAACGCGCAGTACAGCGCCGCGGCCACGCCACAGTTCCCCACAGCACACCATTTGGTGCAAACGCAACAGTGGACTTGGTGA
- the nkx2.2a gene encoding homeobox protein Nkx-2.2a isoform X1: protein MDRSDKPDCPKRKEKEKKKKEKKEKKEEKKAGAATFFPCIFPPLHQNMSLTNTKTGFSVKDILDLPDTNDEDGSITGAEEDTEGSETTSTTKTAGVLVQSPLENAQNLPLKNPFYDSSDNPYTRWLATTDSIQYSLFLPFLAAVHGLSASSQDSAKSPEPSADDESPDNDKETSSSGGSDSGKKRKRRVLFSKAQTYELERRFRQQRYLSAPEREHLASLIRLTPTQVKIWFQNHRYKMKRARAEKGMEVTHLPSPRRVAVPVLVRDGKPCHTLKAQDLAATFQAGIPFSAYSAQSLQHMQYNAQYSAAATPQFPTAHHLVQTQQWTW, encoded by the exons ATGGACCGATCGGACAAG ccgGATTGTCcgaagaggaaggaaaaggagaagaagaagaaggagaagaaggagaagaaggaggaaaaaaaagctggTGCAGCAACTTTTTTCCCCTGCATATTTCCCCCCCTCCACCAGAATATGTCGTTGACCAACACAAAGACGGGCTTTTCTGTAAAGGACATTTTGGACCTTCCTGACACGAACGACGAAGATGGATCTATCACCGGCGCGGAGGAAGACACGGAGGGATCGGAGACCACGTCCACGACAAAAACCGCTGGAGTTTTGGTGCAAAGTCCTCTAGAAAACGCTCAGAACCTGCCTTTAAAGAACCCCTTTTATGACAGTAGTGACAATCCTTACACACGATGGCTTGCTACTACGGACAGCATCCAATATTCAT TGTTTCTCCCGTTTCTTGCCGCAGTGCACGGTCTCTCCGCCAGCTCGCAGGACTCAGCCAAGTCCCCGGAGCCGTCCGCGGACGACGAATCGCCGGACAACGACAAGGAGACCtccagcagcggcggcagcgaCTCCGGCAAGAAGCGGAAAAGGCGGGTGTTGTTCTCCAAGGCGCAGACCTACGAGCTGGAGCGCCGCTTCAGGCAGCAGCGGTACCTGTCCGCCCCGGAGAGGGAGCACCTGGCCAGCCTGATCCGCCTCACCCCGACCCAAGTGAAGATCTGGTTCCAGAACCACCGGTATAAGATGAAGAGAGCCCGGGCCGAGAAAGGTATGGAAGTGACCCATCTCCCTTCTCCCAGGCGGGTGGCCGTGCCCGTCTTAGTCAGGGATGGAAAGCCTTGTCACACTCTTAAAGCTCAGGACTTGGCGGCCACTTTTCAGGCCGGGATCCCCTTCTCGGCTTACAGTGCCCAGTCACTCCAACACATGCAGTATAACGCGCAGTACAGCGCCGCGGCCACGCCACAGTTCCCCACAGCACACCATTTGGTGCAAACGCAACAGTGGACTTGGTGA